The nucleotide sequence TGGCCGGCAGCCTGGGCTTTCTCGTCCTGGGGGATATGGGGCGGTGGCTGGCTTCCCTGCCGGGGGATCTGGACCCGGCCCAGCGCCCCGACATCCGCATGGTTTCCATCCAGACCCGCCTGGTGTTGCTGGTCACGGGCCTGGTGATGGCCCTTACCTGGCTGGCGGTGACCGCCTTGGAATGGTCCAACCCCGCCACCTTGGGCGCCCTGTCCTTGCGGAGCAAGGTGCTGGCGCCCGTGTTCCACGCTGTGGCCGGCCGCACCGCCGGCTTTTTCACCGTGGACCCGGCGGCCATGCGCTCCGGCTCCCTTCTGGTCACCATGCTGGCCATGTTCATCGGGGGCGCCCCGGCCTCGACGGCGGGGGGCATCAAGACCACCACCCTGGGGGTGCTCCTGGCCACCGCCGCCGCCATTTTCGCCGGCCGTGAGGACGTGAACCTGCTCCAGCGGCGCATAGCCCGGGAAGTGGTCATGCGGGCCCTGGCGGTGGTCCTGCTGCTGTCGGGCCTGGTGCTGGCCACCTCGTTCCTGCTCATGGTTTCTGAGGATGCCCGTTTCTTGGAAGCCTTGTTTGAAGCGGTGTCGGCCGCCAGCACCACGGGCCTGACTTTGGGCCTGACGCCCCAGCTGTCGGCCCTGGGCAAGCTGGCGGTGGCGGTCACCATGTTTGTGGGCCGCCTGGGACCGGTGACCTTGATTTACGCTTTGGCCCGGCGCCAGCAGCGGAAGATAGGTGTACGCTACAGTGAAGCGAAAATTATGGTGGGTTGACGGGCAGGGGGTGCGTCTTTGACAAAAGCACGAGAAATAGCCGTTATCGGGCTGGGGCGCTTCGGCCAGCACATCGTGCGCACCTTGTCCGAACTGGGTCACGAGGTGCTGGCCATCGATCAGGACGATGGCCGGGTGCAGGCGGTGGTGCCCTACGCCACCCAGGCGGTTCAGGCCGACGCCACCGACGAGGAGGCCCTGCGGGCTTTGGCCATCGACAGCTTCCCTGTGGTCATCGTGGCCATCGGCAACGACCTGGAGGACAGCGTGCTGGTCACCTTGACCTTGAAGGAGCTGGGGGTGGCCACCGTCATCGCCAAGGCTTCCAGCGAGCGCCACGGCAAGGTGCTCAGCCGGGTGGGCGCCGACCGCATCGTGTTCCCCGAGCGGGACATGGCCATCCGGCTGGCCAAGACCTTGTCCAGCGACAACGTGCTGGACCTCATCGCCGTCACCCCCGATGTGTCCATCGAGGAGTTGACGGCCAAGGGGCAGTTGATCGGCTCGACCCTGCGGGAACTGGACCTGCGGGCCCGCTTCGGCGTCACCATCATGGCCATCCGGCGGGGCGACCAAGTGGTGGTGTCGCCGCCCGCCGACGAGGTCATCACGGAAGGCGACACCCTGGTGGCCATCGGCACCAACGCCGACCTGGAGAAGCTGGAGGAGTTGTGCCGGTGACCGGCGACCCCGGTCACCCCCTCATCACCAGCGCCCGCAACCCCCGGGTCATGACGGCCCGGAGCCTGCACCGGCGCCAGGGGCGCCGGCGGGAAAACTTGATGCTGCTGGAAGGACCCCACCTGGTCCAGGAAGCCTTGACGGCAGGCCTGGCCTGGCACTCGGTTTTTTACACCGCCCAGTGGGCCGCCACGGAGGAAGGGCGCCGGCTGCTGGACCGGGTGGCGGCGGCCGCCGGGTCCGGCGTTGTCTTTCAGGTGACCCCGGCGGTGCTGGAGGCCGCCGGCACCACCCGGACGCCCCAGGGGGTGGTGGCCGTGGCCGCCGAGCCGCCCGCCCCCGACCTGGAGGAAATGCCGGCGGAGGCTCCCATCCTCTGCCTGGACGGTCTCCAGGACCCGGGCAACGTGGGCGCCGCCCTGCGCTCGGCCTACGCTTTGGGGGCCGGCGGCGGGCTCCTGGGCCCCGGCACCGCCGATCCCTATCAGCCCAAGGCTCTCCGCGCCGGCGCCGGCATGATGCTGCGCCTGCCCCTGGTCATCAGCGATGACTTGCCGCCGGTCCTGGCGGCAGTTAGGGCCATGGGGCGCCGGGTCATGGGCCTCACCCCCCGGGGAGGCACCCCCCTGCCCCGGGTCCGGTGGGAGGGGCCCGGGCCGGTGCTGGTGGTGGGCAGCGAGGGGGCCGGCATATCCCCGGCGGTTGGTGATTGTCTCGATGAGCGGGTTACGATACCCTTGCGGCCAGGGGCGGAATCTTTGAACGCCGCCGCCGCGGCGGCCATCGCCCTGTACGAACTGGCCCGTCGGGGCGCCGGAGATCCACCGGATGAGGCGCCCGGGGAAAGGCAGGGGGCTCCTTGATGGACGAGGACAAGCAATCCATCCAGGCCATCATCGAACAAGTGGAACAGGCCCGGGATGAAGCCCTCCGGCGGGTGGCTGAAGCCGGCGGCACCCGGGACCTGGAAGACATTCGCCTGCACTACTTGGGGCGCCGGGGCGTCCTGGGCACCATCCTAAGGGGCCTGGGCAGGCTGCCGGCCGAGGACCGGCCCCGGGCCGGCGATGCGGCCAACAAGGCCCGGGCCGAAGTGGAAGAGGCTCTGGCCCAGAGGGCGGCGGCCCTCCAGGAGGAGGAGCGGCGGCAGCGCTGGCAGGCCGAAGCCGTGGACGTGACCATGCCGGGCCGGCCCGTCGCCTACGGGCACCGCCATCCCCTGTGGATCGTTTTAGAAGAGATCGAAGACATTTTCCTTTCCATGGGCTATCACATCGCCCACGGGCCCGAGGTTGAATACGAGTACTACAATTTTGAAGCCTTGAACTACCCGCCCGACCATCCCGCCAAGGACATGCAGGACTCCTTTTTCATCACGCCCCGGATCCTGCTCCGCACCCATACATCGCCGGTGCAGATCCGCCATATGCAGGAGCAGGCGCCCCGCCTGCCCATCCGCATCATCGCCCCGGGGCGGGTTTTCCGGCGGGATGACGACGCCACCCATTCGCCCATGTTCCACCAGGTGGAAGGGCTGCTGGTGGACCGGGACATTTCCCTGGCCGACTTGAAGGGCACGCTGCTCACCTTCCTCCAGCGGCTCTTCGGGCCCCAGACCAAGATCCGCCTGCGGCCCAGCTACTTCCCCTTCACCGAGCCCAGCGCCGAGGTGGACGCCTCCTGCCCCCTGTGCCGGGGGGAAGGATGCCGGGTGTGCGGCCATTCAGGCTGGCTGGAACTGCTGGGCTGCGGCATGGTGCACCCCCAAGTCCTGCGCAACGGCGGCTACGACCCCGAGGAGGTGTCGGGCTTCGCCTTCGGCATGGGCTTGGAGCGCATCACCATGATCAAGTTCGCCATCAACGACATGCGGCTGCTGTTTCAAAACGACCTGCGCTTTTTGCGGCAAC is from Sphingobacteriaceae bacterium and encodes:
- the pheS gene encoding phenylalanine--tRNA ligase subunit alpha, with the translated sequence MDEDKQSIQAIIEQVEQARDEALRRVAEAGGTRDLEDIRLHYLGRRGVLGTILRGLGRLPAEDRPRAGDAANKARAEVEEALAQRAAALQEEERRQRWQAEAVDVTMPGRPVAYGHRHPLWIVLEEIEDIFLSMGYHIAHGPEVEYEYYNFEALNYPPDHPAKDMQDSFFITPRILLRTHTSPVQIRHMQEQAPRLPIRIIAPGRVFRRDDDATHSPMFHQVEGLLVDRDISLADLKGTLLTFLQRLFGPQTKIRLRPSYFPFTEPSAEVDASCPLCRGEGCRVCGHSGWLELLGCGMVHPQVLRNGGYDPEEVSGFAFGMGLERITMIKFAINDMRLLFQNDLRFLRQLD
- a CDS encoding potassium transporter TrkG, which translates into the protein LGIEAVGMILLFFRGLADMPPARAAYMAFFHSISAFNNAGFDLTGSSLAMYSGDPMVNLVVAGLVLAGSLGFLVLGDMGRWLASLPGDLDPAQRPDIRMVSIQTRLVLLVTGLVMALTWLAVTALEWSNPATLGALSLRSKVLAPVFHAVAGRTAGFFTVDPAAMRSGSLLVTMLAMFIGGAPASTAGGIKTTTLGVLLATAAAIFAGREDVNLLQRRIAREVVMRALAVVLLLSGLVLATSFLLMVSEDARFLEALFEAVSAASTTGLTLGLTPQLSALGKLAVAVTMFVGRLGPVTLIYALARRQQRKIGVRYSEAKIMVG
- a CDS encoding TrkA family potassium uptake protein, with translation MTKAREIAVIGLGRFGQHIVRTLSELGHEVLAIDQDDGRVQAVVPYATQAVQADATDEEALRALAIDSFPVVIVAIGNDLEDSVLVTLTLKELGVATVIAKASSERHGKVLSRVGADRIVFPERDMAIRLAKTLSSDNVLDLIAVTPDVSIEELTAKGQLIGSTLRELDLRARFGVTIMAIRRGDQVVVSPPADEVITEGDTLVAIGTNADLEKLEELCR
- a CDS encoding RNA methyltransferase, with the protein product MTGDPGHPLITSARNPRVMTARSLHRRQGRRRENLMLLEGPHLVQEALTAGLAWHSVFYTAQWAATEEGRRLLDRVAAAAGSGVVFQVTPAVLEAAGTTRTPQGVVAVAAEPPAPDLEEMPAEAPILCLDGLQDPGNVGAALRSAYALGAGGGLLGPGTADPYQPKALRAGAGMMLRLPLVISDDLPPVLAAVRAMGRRVMGLTPRGGTPLPRVRWEGPGPVLVVGSEGAGISPAVGDCLDERVTIPLRPGAESLNAAAAAAIALYELARRGAGDPPDEAPGERQGAP